The Candidatus Sericytochromatia bacterium DNA window TGCCAATCCGGCGTGCGCGATGGGGGCAAGCGCCAATCCGCTGGCGCTGCTTGCCACTGCGAGACGCTTGGTGGCTGAGGAAACGGCGAGCGGGCCGAAGGGAGATGGGGCCCCGACGCGGAGGTTGGTTCAGTCACGGTCTGCTCCCGATCGGCTCATCAGAACATCAACGCCGGGTCAGGCGTCGCGCTCGGGGCGGGAACGGCGGGACGGGGAAGTTCTGGCGCGGGAGGCCTCAGGCCGTCGAAGCCAGGTGCGCCCAACGCCCCCTCGGGCGCTCTGGAGAGTTGTGACCTGCGTTTCGTCAGCAGGGCCTCATTGATCACATCTAGCCAGAGTTTGACCACCGGGTCATCCGGCTTGATCGCCAGCGCCGCCAGGAAGGTGACCACGGCGACCTTGGTCTTGCCCTCATAGACCTGACCGATCGCGCGCCCCCGCACGATGTCGAATGTCAGATTGCGTTTGAGATGAGCGGCCATGGCCAACGGGGTGGCTTTGGGCGCGGGTTCGGGGGTGGCGATCGGGGCGCGGCGCGGTGGGGGCGTGCCCTCGGCGACAGGCGGCGTCTCGTCGCCCACGCCCAGATACGACCCCAGTTCCTCCGCTTTGCAGCCTGCGAGCAGGGCCACGCTCAGAAGGGTCCAGAAAAATCGATTGGAACGGACGAATCGCAAGCCGCAGACCCCAGGAGACGGGTGGGGGAAGGGTCGACATCCCACGGAGTAGGGAGTGCCTATAACCTTTGTACCCCGGCTCCTTAATCGCATCACCACGTGCTTTGCGGCGTTTTCCGGTTATGGTGAACCGCCACCCCGGGTGCGCCCGATCACACCTTCATTTGCGGCCGCCGCAGAAGCCGTCGCGGATTGTCGATCGCGATCGCGCGGAGTTCTTCCGGGGTGACCGCTTCAAGCAGGGTTCCGAGTGCCTTGCGCTGGCTGAAGAGCGGAAAATCGGAGCCGAACAGCACCCGTTCGACGCCCAGCGCCACGATCGCCTCCCGGATGATCGCGCGCCCCTGCCAGGAGGTATCGGTGAAGACGTTGGGATAGTCGTAACCCAGGGCGAGCACCTGAGCCGATTGGTCCCAGCCAATGTGGGCCAGCACGATCGGAACGTCAGGGAAGGCTCGGATCACCGGTTCCAGGGCCAGCGCATTGTCGGCCCCCTCACAGAGCGGAAAGGGAAAGGTGCCGGTATGAACGATCACGGGCAACTGGTGCAAGCGGGCCAGTTCCAGCAGGTCGAACATGCGCTCGCTGGTCGGCAGCGGCCCCGCCAGAGACGGGTGAATTTTCAAGCCGAAGACCTGACCGGTCGCCACATAGGTCTGAAAACGAGCGCGAAATTCCGGGTCTTCGGGATCGACCGAGCAGAACACCGCAAAACGGTCGCCGTGAGGTGCGAGGCAGTCGAGCAGGTCCAACGTCTCGAAGAACGGTTCGATGGCGCAGATCACGGTGGTTCGAATGCCCATCTCGTCCATGCTGGCGACCAGCGAATCGGCCTGATACTTGTTGAACTGCCGCATGATCTCCATGAATCCGATCGCCTTGAAGCGAGGATACAGGCGCGTCAGCAGGCGATGACGCCCATACTGGGCGAACCAATCCACCCCCTGAGCGACCAGAGGCTCTAACCAGCCGGCCGCCAGGCGCATCAAGGGAACGTCCGCGATCAGCGGATGGGCCAAGTCCTTGCTGCCCCGCAGGTGCGCGTGAAAGTCGATGAACCCGGTCTGCGCAGACGCCAGAAGCACGGCGAGTCCCTCCCGCCTGTCATGGTGGCGACCGGTCGCTGCGTACGCAGCAAACGAACGTGCTCAGTCCTCTTCCGGAAGGTCCGGCGGACGCTTGTGGTGCTTCTCGTAAAAGCGTTGAAAGTCAGTCGCCGTCACCCGACTCACGAAAGAATGAAATTGGCGATCATCCCGGGCCCGTTCGGTCTGCAGGCCATCCATATCGTGGAGCAACTGAGTCACATCGAGTTGCAGCAAATCATCGGCGGCCATCAGGGTCAGGCCCTGACGCAGCGCCACCTGGATCGCCTCCGTGGCGGTCATGGCCAGCCGCTGCGCGCGTCGCCCCGCCGGCCGAAAAATGAGAAACCCCTGCACGTAGGCCCCGTAGCCTTCCTTGGGCTCCGTCAATTCCAGCGGCAGGGGCTCCAGTTCGACCCGAACCAGCTCACATTGGAGCGTTTCGAGCAGCTGGCCGATTGAGGCGGTCAACCTCAAGGGCAAGCCGGGATGCGGCGGAGCCAGCAGCGCCACGATGTGTTCGATGCTCTCGCGCGAGGTCTCGATGACAAAGCCCAGCTGATCTCTGCGAGAACCGAGAATCAGGCCGTCGCGGACCAGACTGCCATTCTCCGCCTGGATCTCGAAGGCTCCGAGCAAGGAGACCCGTCGCTTCTTGGCCGGCATGGACCCTCATACATTTCTTCCGGGACAGCATCACTCCTCCGAGCGGAGCGGAGCCTCCCGGCGGCCACCTGGACGTGTGGTGCGAACGCTCGAGGAGCGCCCGGCCCATGCTCGGATGCCGCCATCATACCATCGGAGGGCGCGGCTCAAACGCGTTGCGGCGTCTCCTCGGCCATTCGTTTGGCCACCGGCTGAAAACTCAGGCGATGCAGGGGGCACGGACCGTGCCTGGCGATCGCCGCCAGATGCTCCTTCGTGCCGTAGCCTTTGTGGCGCGCGAAGCCGTATTCGGGCCAGCGTTCATGGGCCTCCTGCATCAGGGCATCGCGCGTCTCCTTGGCCAGCACGGAGGCCGCCGCGACCGACCAGCTGCGCCCATCGCCCTGCACCACGGCACGCTGCACGATGGTCAAACCTGGGACGCGCAGCTTCCCGTCGACGATCACATAATCCGGCCCGTCGCAGGCCGCGATCGCTTCGCGCATCGCGCGGAAGGTGGCTTGCAGAATGTTGATCTCATCGATCACCTGGGCGGACACGATGCCGATGCCCCACCCCAGCGCATGCTGGCGGATGGCTGTGAAGAAGGCCGCCCGCGCCCGCGCGCTCAAGCGCTTGGAATCCGTCAGGCCCTGCAACGCCTCCGGCAGGGGATCCGGTAAGCGGACGCAGGCCGCCACGACCGGGCCTGCCAGGGGACCTCGCCCCGCCTCGTCGACGCCTGCGATGCGCGCATGCCCCTCGGCCCGCGCGGCCCGCTCAAATTCCCACACGCCCTGTCCCTCCGGGCCACATGGTATATCATGACGGCGATGCCCCAACGCCCTACTCCCAGCGCTCGCGCCCGCAAGACCCCAGCCGACTCGGTCGCCCCGGCCGCGACCACCCCGCCAGCGCCTCGCCGGCCCCGCAAGGCCCTCGCCAGCGCAGCAGAGCCAGCGCCGGCCCCGAAAAAGCGGGGTGTGCCGGTGGAACCTCCGGCCCCTCAGCCGCCCCTCGCTGAAACGCTGCCCTCCGCCGCCCCGCGCAAGCCGGCGGCCAAGCGTGCGAAACCGACCGCGACAGGCACGCTGATCGATGCGTTTGCCGCGCAGCAGCGCTTCCCGCTGGATGATTTCCAGCGGGAGGCCATGGAGGCCTTGCTGGCGGGACGCTCGGTGCTGGTCTCGGCCCCGACGGGCTCAGGCAAGACAATCGTGGCGGAATTCGCGATCTTCCTGGCCCGCAGCCAGGGACGACGGTGCATCTACACCACGCCGCTGAAGGCGCTCTCCAATCAGAAATACCGCGATCTGCGTCGGGACCTCGGAGACGATGTCGGACTGGTGACCGGCGACGTGGTGCTGCAGCCGAATGCCCCGGTGCTCATCATGACCACCGAGATCCTGCGCAACATGCTGCAGGTGGACCCGAGCCAGGTGGAGGACGTGTCCCACGTGATCCTCGACGAGGCCCACTACATCGGGGCGGATGGGCGCGGCACCGTCTGGGAGGAGACGATCGTCTTCCTCGGCAAGAACACCCGCATCGTGGCGCTGTCCGCGACCATCCCGAATGCGGACGAACTGGCCGCCTGGGTCTCGGACGTGCATCAACCCATGGACGTGATTCTTCACGAGGAACGCCCCGTTCCGCTGGAACCGTACATGTGCCTGGACAAGGTGGAACCGCTGTTCGACCAGCGGGGACGTCTGCGGGCCCGGGCCTTCGTCCGCGATGGCTGGGTGGAGTCGCCGGCCAGCAGTCACGTGGCCCACGAGCTGTCCGAAAAGGGCATGCTGCCGGCGATCTTCTTCGTCTTCTCGCGCCTGGGCTGCGAGAAAGAGGCGATCGCCACGATCCGCGGCGGCAATGACCTGACCACCCCGGAAGAAAAGGCCCGCATCCGGGCGGCGGTGGATGCGGCGATCGCCCAGACACCTGGGATGCTCACGTCCAATGCCACCAAGGGCTGGCTCGAGCGGCTGCCCTCGGGCGTCGCCCCCCACCACGCCGGCCTGTTACCGCCGCTCAAGCTGCTGATCGAGGAACTGTTCCAGGCCAACCTGCTCAAGGTGGTCTTCGCCACCGAGACGCTGGCGGCCGGCATCAACATGCCGGCGCGCACGGTGGTGATCACGAGCCTGTCGAAGCGCACCGATGATGGTCACCGCATGCTGACGGTCGGGGAATTTGCCCAGATGACGGGGCGGGCCGGTCGACGGGGCATGGACACGGTAGGCTACGGGGTCGTACTTGGCAGCCACCGCTACGGGGCTCCGGAAGTGGCCGCCCTGTTTCAGGGACGCGCCGAACCCCTGCGCAGCCGTTTCACGCTCAACTACAACATGGTCATCAATCTGGTGCACCAGTACGACGAGGCGCAGGCGCGTCGCATCGTCGAACAGTGTTTCAGCCAGTTTCAGAACAACGCCACGGTGGCCGAGATGCAAACGCGGCGGATTCCCCTGCGGGCCCGCCTGGACGCCACCGATGGAGCCTGTCCTCGTGAGGCCGAATTCGCCCGCAAAGATCGCATCCTGGCCTATGTGGGCGAAAAGCGCCGGGCGGAGGAAGCCGCCCAAACGCTGCGGGACCTGGAAAAGAACCTGAGGGGGCAAAACGAAAAGGAAGCCCAGCGAACGGTCCTGGCGGCCCCCTTCGATTCCGTGATCGTGGTCAAGCGTCCCGGCCTGCCGAACAGTGAATTGGCCCTGATGTTGAACAAGTACCGGACCAAGCGCGGGGTGCAATTCACCGCCCTGCTGGGCAACGGTCAACTGGTTCGGCTGGCCGCCAAGGACCTGGTGCTCTCGACGGGAGCCACGGTGCGCGGCGTGCCGCGAGGTTGGCGTGATGCGGGCGAGGCGCTCAGTTACATGCAAACCAAGCGAGTCCAGTGGGAACCCGCCTGGTGGTCGCAGTGGCTGGAGGAAGCCGGCGTGGATCCCGCGCTGGTCCTGCCTGCGGAACAGACCTCGCCGGCCCTGCAGCGTGCGCGCAGCGCCTTCCGTGAGACCGAGGAGGCCCTGCAAGCGCAACCTTGCCACACGTGCCGGCATTTGCCCACCTGCAAGGCCACCGAGGTTGACCTGGGCAAGACGCGGAAGCTGCTGACAGCCTTGGATGACCAGATCGAAACGATCCGGACCCGATTCTGGAACCAGTTCACGACCCTGCGGACGGTGCTGGAACAGGCCGACTTCCTGCGCGGACGGGACCTCCTGCCACGTGGCGTGGCGCTGGCCAACCTGCGCACCGCCAATGAACTGGTGGCCTCTGAAAGCCTGGCTGCCGGCTTGCTGGAAAGTTTGGCCCCGGACGAACTGGCCGCGGTGACCAGCGCGATCGTGGCCGAACCGGTACGGGGTCGCATGGCCTGGCGCCCGATTCGCCCCAGCCCGAAAGTGGTGCAGGTGGCCGAGGACGTCATCGACATCGCCCAGCGACTGTATCGCATCCAGGATCGCTTCCCGGAGGTGGAGTTGCCCATCACCGTGGTGACGGATTACTGCGGCATGGTCCAGGCCTGGGCTGGGGAAGCCCAGTGGGCCCACGTGACCGAGATGGCGGGCATCGATGAAGGTCAGCTGGTCCGCCACCTGCGCCAGGTCATCGACATGCTCAGTCAGTTCAAGGACGTGCCCGGCATGAGCCCGGGCTTCGTCGAACGGGTGCAGTCGGCGGTGGCCCTGATCGATCGCGACATCGTGCGCGAGGTCTTCTGAGCCGCTTGGTCGGTAGGCTGGGCCTGGCTTCTCGAAGGATGCCGAAAACTCAGGGGAGCACCAGGCGAGGCCAGGGCTGAACGGACGCGCCGGATGCCCCCGTGATGGTGAAACGGGGCGCCAGCACGCCGTCCTCGAGACGGTAGTAACGCACGTTCAGCGGACGGCCCGAAACCCGCAGCCTGGTCGGCAAACGGATCGTCGAGGTGGTAAATCCGCTGAGATTGGTCATCCCGTTGGCCCCGCGCATCGCCAGCGATTGATATTGATAGCGAGGATCGCTCACCGACTCATCGCCATCCAGCAAATTGGCCAGGGCCCAGTCGTGGATCACCCCCGCCAGATTGGCCCCCCGCTTTTGCAGCATGTCCGACACGTTTCCCACCCCCACCTTGGGAGAGGTCACGATCGCCTTGATCAGGTCCTCGCCGAAATGGTCAGCCAGGTAAACGACCAGCAAGTAGACCGGGCCATAGCCGATGCCCTGCGGATTGCCGTCCCAGTCGCTCAGCGAGTAGGCGTCGGGCTCCTTTTGAAACTGCTTCACGTGATTGGCGAGCACCGTCCCGCCGGCTTTCAAGCCGTAGCCGTTGGCTTCGATGGCGTACATCGCCATGCCCTCGTCGATCCAGAGGTCCTCCGAGGTGCGTTGCTTGCCGAGCAGGACCTTCTGATTGAAGTTGATCATGTGCTGGAACTCGTGTGCGATCGTACCGAGGTAATCCTGCGGGCCTCCCTGCAGAAGAATCTGACTCGACACGTACAGCAGTTCCCGCGCGTTGCTGCGGGCCAGCTTGCCCCCGGCGCGGGGATCGGGGGCGAAGGCATCTCGCTGGGAGAAATAGCCCAGCGTGGTGTCCTTGCCGTAATTGCCCACGGCCGGCGAGAACAGAATCATCACCCGTTCATCCCCGTCCACCCCTGGCTTGGGCTCACTGCCAAAAATCCGGGTCGTGGTGGGGTAAATGGTGCGGTCGAAGGCCTCGGCGACCTCTTGTGCCCGAAGCCGCAAGGCCTGGCGACGACTTGCGCTTTGGGTCGCCGCCTGATCCAGCGCAATCAAGCAGTGCTGGCCGACCACCGCCACCTCGGCCGTGACCTGCACCTCGTCGAAATCGTCCTCGAGAAACTCCTTGATCACCCAAAGTTTGAGGGTATCCCCCAGGACGAGGGGTTGGCTCTGCAGCAGGCGGCGCCGCGGGCTCCGCACCAGGGTCGCCAGGTCTCGGGACTCGGCTCGTCGAAAGGCGAGATGACGATCGGCGGCGCGCGCGGAGGCTCGCTGAAACGGCGCAGTCGGCGCGAGGCCTGGCGCGTGAGCCAGTCCATAGGCTGCGGACGTGTCGCTTCCCGCAACGTCGAAGGCGCCGATCTTGCTGGTGTTGGCCGCACTGACCACGAGGAAATTGCGCGTTTCGGCATCGAGACCGACGCCAGCGGCGGCGTTGAGAGCCACCGGAATGCTGACCACCTCGGGCGCTGGCGTGGCGCTGGCGACGGGCGTGGCCGTCGCAGAAGCCACGGGGGAGGGCGACGGCGACGCGGCAGGCGAGGTGGGCGAGGTGGGGGTCGGGGTGGGCATCACCATGCGGGCCACCGCGGTGGCCGCCGGCACGGGGGTGGCTCGCACCGCGGCAGGAGCCCGGCGCGTGACCTGCACGGATGGCTGATTGCGCGGCTGAACACACGCTTCCAGCAAGGAAAGCGAGGCCACAAGGCAAACCATGCGAAAAAACTTGGAACGAGCAGTCACACTGAGACTCCGGCGCCAGGGCGCGCCATTCTTCATGTACCCCAGCTTGTTCTGTTCTTGGGTCAAGCGGCCAGCCAACCTTCGTACTTCGCGATCGCCGAGAGATTCGGCCATTCGGAGGTCATTCCAACCGTTTCAGGGGCCATGGCGCCCGCATAGACGAATTCCCGGGTCTTCAAGCAGTGCCTGTCCCAAGCCGTCATGCGGGCGCCGGCCAGGCCGGCGACGGGACGGAGCCACGGTTCCAGATCGAACCACGGTCGGCGTCGGATGCCATGACACGCGCTCAGTTCGGCCAGCGCCGCCTCCAGACTGATCGCAGGCTGGCCAACGACGTGGTCCCCGGCGCGATCCGGCGCCTGGAGGCAGGCCACCACCATGCGGGCGAGGTCGCCGGCGTGAATGAAGTGAAACCGCGCCTCAAGGGTCACGTGACGAGCCAGCGACAGCCAGCGACGACTCCGCGCCAGGCCACGACCCAGATGGGAGGCCGGGCCGTCACGGGTTCCGGCCACCACCAGGGTGGGAAAGAGGGTGCGCACGTGCCCGGTCAACCCCTCCTCGCGCAAGCCGCGATAGGCGAGCGCCTTGCTGCGGATATAATCGGTGCCCAGCGTCTCGGCTTGGGGAAGCAAGGCGCCCGCCCCATCCAGGATGCTGGCGGTCGACAGGTACACCATGGGGCGACCGAGGCGCGCCAGCGCGAGCGTGGCGCCGACGTTTACCGGGTAAGCCACCGGATCGCCCCAGGCCGTGGCCAGATGGGCGATCGCCGCCACGCCCCGGGTGGCGGTGCTGTCCTCGCGGAGGTCCAGCAGGTCGCCTGCCACAACCTCAAGCAAGGGGTGAGGGGGCAGCAGGCAACGGCCCGGGTCGCGCACCAGTGCCCGCACGCGCCAGGTCCCGGCCTGCAGCAGTCGGTGCACGACCCGATGACCGACGCAGCCACTGGCACCGGTCACCAGCACGCAAAGGGGAGGCGTCACGGACCGCTCGCTCGGGAGGAAGCCACGATTCCATCGCCTGCGGCGGCGACAAGCACGTCGAGCGGTGGCGTGGCGAACAGGGCCGGCAGCATCTTTTCAGTGTAGGCTGTCGGAGGCTCCACGCGATAGCCTCCCATCGTCATGCGCGCCGGATCCGGGTCCGTTCGCGCGCAGGTGAGGAGCGGCCGCGCTGCCGAAGGTGGCCAAGCAGCACGACGGGCGCCGGCGGCGCCGGGCCGACGCCCCCGTGGACGGCTGGAGGCTGAACCCGGATAATGCCCTCGGGCGGCCTCCCCACGCGGTGGCCACCGCGGTCTTCATTCATTTTTGCAGGAGTCCACGCCGTGACGAATCACCACGATCCCGCCTGGTGCGAGGCCATGACCGTTCGCCTCGAGTTCAACTACATGCTCGACCGCCTGATCGGCTCCGAGCGTGGGCTGAGCCTGCCCGCGATCCGAGAGATGGCCGGTCCGATCGCCGAGGTGCATGCCCAGATTCAGCGCCGCGATGGGGCAGGCAAAGACTTCCTGGGTTTCCTGGACCTGCCGGAGCAGGACGAGGCCTTGCTCGACCGCGTCGTGGCCACCGCGGACCGGCTGGCTGCGGCCGGCGATATCCACCTGGTGCTGGGCATCGGCGGGTCCTACCTGGGCGCCCGCGCGATCCTGGAATCGCTCTATTCACCCTTCCGCAATGAACTGCCGCGTGAGGCTCGCGCGGGACGCCCGCGCATCTATTTCGAGGGCAACAACCTCGATGCGGATGCCATGCACGCCCTGCTGGACCGTTTGCCGAAGGCGCCGGGAGATGCCGCGGGCGATGCCACCATCAACGTGATCTCGAAGTCGGGCGGCACGATCGAAACGGCGATCGCCTTCCGCGTCTTCCGCCAGTGGGCCGAGCGCGTCTATGGCAAGACTGAGGCCGCGCGGCGGATCGTCGCCACCACCGACGTCGCCAAGGGCAGCCTCAAGGCCCTGGCCAACCAGGAAGGCTACGACACCTTCGTGATTCCGGACAATGTGGGCGGCCGCTTCTCCGTCTTGACCCCGGTGGGCCTGCTGCCGGCCGCGATTGCGGGCGTCGACATCAAGGCGATGGTGGCGGGCGCCCGCGCCATGGCGGCGCGTTGCCGCGAAGCCGACATGTTCAAGAATCCGGCCTACATGTATGCCGCCCTGATGGATCTGTCGTACCGTGCGGGCCGCAACGTCTCGATCATGGCCGCCTGGACCAAGCGCCTGGAGTTCTTCGGCTTCTGGTACGACCAGCTCGGCGCCGAAAGCCTCGGCAAGCAAGGGGGCGGACGCATTCCCTTCACCTCGGTGAACAGCCGCGACCTGCACGCACGGGGGCAGCAGGTGCAGGAAGGTCCCTTCAACACGGTGGTGACGAACCTGGTGGTGGGGCGCAGTGCCCGCGCGCTGACGGTGGAGGCCGATTCGGCCGACCTTGACGGCCTCAACTACCTGCAAGGCTGGGACCTCGACCGCATGCAGCGCGGGGCAATGGACGGTACGCGCTTCGCCTATGCCAAGGATGGCCGTCCGAGCCTGAACGTGGAAATTCCGGAAATCAACGCCTACACGCTGGGCCAGCTGTTCTACATGTTCGAGGTCGCAACCCTGGCCGAAGGCTACCTGCAAGGCATCAACCCGCTGGACCAGCCGGGCGTCGAGGCCTACAAGAAATTCATGTTCGGCAACCTGGGACGCCCGGATATGGCCGCTTACAAGGCCGAGTTCGATGCTCGGCCGCAGGGGCTGCCTGAGTTGGTGATCTGACCTCGGGGGCTCGGCCCGATGCGCAGGGCCGTGCGCCTGAATCGGTCAGCGCTCTAGGACGTGCCCTCGATTCGCTTCAACACCCGAATGCAATGGTTGTAGGTGTCGGCCACGTAAATGGTCGCCCCATCCGGCGTCACTGCAATGCCTTTGGGGGCGTTGAACCTCGCCTTGCGCCCATCCTGGGGATCATCGCGCCAATCCTTCTGGCCCACCCCACCCGCAATCGTTCGCACGACGCCCTCGGGCGTGATCATCCGAATGCAGTGGTTACCGGAATCCGAGACATAGACGTTTCCGTCCTCGTCGGCAGCCAGACCCGCTGGCGAACGGAATCGCGCTGAGAGACCATCTCCGTCGGCATGACCTTCCTGACGCTCCTTGGGATTGCCGGCCACCGTGGTGACCCGGCCACTCGAATTCACCAGACGAATACAATGGTTGCCTCTGTCGGCAACGTACAACCCTTTCCCTGGCACCCACACCATTCCATGGAGCATGCCGAACTGAGCCTTATCTCCTGAGCCATTGTTGTAGCCCTCCTCGGGGCCTCCGGCCAGCCGACTGAGGCGTGTGTTTTCGTATTTGAAGATCCCGAAACGCTGCCTGTCCGCCACATACAGCACCCCCGGCTCACCTTGGACCAGGGCGACCGGCTTTTCGAGTTTTTCTGTCCCTTGCATCAACGCCGGGAAGGCCCAGCCCCAAGGGGCCGAAACCCCGTAGACACCGCCATTGGAGTACGAGCCGACCAGCAATCGAGCCTCTGGATCGACCAGCACAGCCAGCGGGTAGTCCACCGACCTGTATTGACGACTGGCAAGGCTGCGGTCGGCCAGCGACAAGAAGCGAACTTGGTCGCCGCCTTCCTGGGTAATGAGCAGCGTCGCCGCCGGGGCCCCCTGTGGTTTGAAGACAGAGGGGGCCTTCTGGCTGAGAACAAGCCCCCAAGGCGCCTTGAAGCTCGCGCCCTCTCCCTTGCCATCGATAGTCGTGGCCCGTTTCGGCTCACCCATCAGCGTCGACACCGAAAACGGTCCCACAACTCTGCGGGAGGGCGAGGGCGGAGGGAGCACGGGCCCTGCAATGGGCGTCATCTGTGGAGAGGGTGACGGGAGGGGGGACGCGACGAGGGGGAGTCCTGCGGTCGCGATGCCAGTGGCCGAAGACAGCGGTGAGGGCAGGAGCGAGGCACTCGCAGTCGGATTGGCGGCGAGTGGCTGCGTGGCGGCCGAATCTCGCAGCGCAGAAGGGGACGGCGCCACCACGCTCAGAACCCCTGAGGCCGCTGCGGTGGCCGCGGCCGACGCGGGGGAACGGGGGGGGGAATCTGGCGGTAGCCCCAGTTGCTCCTGAACTCGCGCCTGCAAATCGGCGGAGGCTCCCCCTCCCTCTGCCAGCTCTTTCTGCAACGGCGCCAGTTGCGCTTGCACCTCGCGGCTGGCAGCCACCATGGCCTGAGCGGCCTCCGCCACCGCTCGCGTGTCCGTCAAGTCCGGCAGACGGGCAAGGTCCAACTGACGCTCGACCGTTGCGGCGACGGCCTGCATCTCGCGATTGTCGATGCGCCCGAGGCCTTGCGAGGCTTCCGACAGCAACGCGGCCGTGACCATGGTCGTTCCAAGCCCGATGCGAACATCGGCCTCGCCGCCGTGGGTGGACGCCAGGCTGGTCAGACGGGCCACTTTGCCATTCTGAGAGGCGGCCTCCGCCACCA harbors:
- a CDS encoding NAD-dependent epimerase/dehydratase family protein; translated protein: MTPPLCVLVTGASGCVGHRVVHRLLQAGTWRVRALVRDPGRCLLPPHPLLEVVAGDLLDLREDSTATRGVAAIAHLATAWGDPVAYPVNVGATLALARLGRPMVYLSTASILDGAGALLPQAETLGTDYIRSKALAYRGLREEGLTGHVRTLFPTLVVAGTRDGPASHLGRGLARSRRWLSLARHVTLEARFHFIHAGDLARMVVACLQAPDRAGDHVVGQPAISLEAALAELSACHGIRRRPWFDLEPWLRPVAGLAGARMTAWDRHCLKTREFVYAGAMAPETVGMTSEWPNLSAIAKYEGWLAA
- a CDS encoding ribonuclease HII; protein product: MWEFERAARAEGHARIAGVDEAGRGPLAGPVVAACVRLPDPLPEALQGLTDSKRLSARARAAFFTAIRQHALGWGIGIVSAQVIDEINILQATFRAMREAIAACDGPDYVIVDGKLRVPGLTIVQRAVVQGDGRSWSVAAASVLAKETRDALMQEAHERWPEYGFARHKGYGTKEHLAAIARHGPCPLHRLSFQPVAKRMAEETPQRV
- a CDS encoding glucose-6-phosphate isomerase: MTNHHDPAWCEAMTVRLEFNYMLDRLIGSERGLSLPAIREMAGPIAEVHAQIQRRDGAGKDFLGFLDLPEQDEALLDRVVATADRLAAAGDIHLVLGIGGSYLGARAILESLYSPFRNELPREARAGRPRIYFEGNNLDADAMHALLDRLPKAPGDAAGDATINVISKSGGTIETAIAFRVFRQWAERVYGKTEAARRIVATTDVAKGSLKALANQEGYDTFVIPDNVGGRFSVLTPVGLLPAAIAGVDIKAMVAGARAMAARCREADMFKNPAYMYAALMDLSYRAGRNVSIMAAWTKRLEFFGFWYDQLGAESLGKQGGGRIPFTSVNSRDLHARGQQVQEGPFNTVVTNLVVGRSARALTVEADSADLDGLNYLQGWDLDRMQRGAMDGTRFAYAKDGRPSLNVEIPEINAYTLGQLFYMFEVATLAEGYLQGINPLDQPGVEAYKKFMFGNLGRPDMAAYKAEFDARPQGLPELVI
- a CDS encoding DEAD/DEAH box helicase, whose amino-acid sequence is MPQRPTPSARARKTPADSVAPAATTPPAPRRPRKALASAAEPAPAPKKRGVPVEPPAPQPPLAETLPSAAPRKPAAKRAKPTATGTLIDAFAAQQRFPLDDFQREAMEALLAGRSVLVSAPTGSGKTIVAEFAIFLARSQGRRCIYTTPLKALSNQKYRDLRRDLGDDVGLVTGDVVLQPNAPVLIMTTEILRNMLQVDPSQVEDVSHVILDEAHYIGADGRGTVWEETIVFLGKNTRIVALSATIPNADELAAWVSDVHQPMDVILHEERPVPLEPYMCLDKVEPLFDQRGRLRARAFVRDGWVESPASSHVAHELSEKGMLPAIFFVFSRLGCEKEAIATIRGGNDLTTPEEKARIRAAVDAAIAQTPGMLTSNATKGWLERLPSGVAPHHAGLLPPLKLLIEELFQANLLKVVFATETLAAGINMPARTVVITSLSKRTDDGHRMLTVGEFAQMTGRAGRRGMDTVGYGVVLGSHRYGAPEVAALFQGRAEPLRSRFTLNYNMVINLVHQYDEAQARRIVEQCFSQFQNNATVAEMQTRRIPLRARLDATDGACPREAEFARKDRILAYVGEKRRAEEAAQTLRDLEKNLRGQNEKEAQRTVLAAPFDSVIVVKRPGLPNSELALMLNKYRTKRGVQFTALLGNGQLVRLAAKDLVLSTGATVRGVPRGWRDAGEALSYMQTKRVQWEPAWWSQWLEEAGVDPALVLPAEQTSPALQRARSAFRETEEALQAQPCHTCRHLPTCKATEVDLGKTRKLLTALDDQIETIRTRFWNQFTTLRTVLEQADFLRGRDLLPRGVALANLRTANELVASESLAAGLLESLAPDELAAVTSAIVAEPVRGRMAWRPIRPSPKVVQVAEDVIDIAQRLYRIQDRFPEVELPITVVTDYCGMVQAWAGEAQWAHVTEMAGIDEGQLVRHLRQVIDMLSQFKDVPGMSPGFVERVQSAVALIDRDIVREVF
- a CDS encoding amidohydrolase family protein, with protein sequence MLLASAQTGFIDFHAHLRGSKDLAHPLIADVPLMRLAAGWLEPLVAQGVDWFAQYGRHRLLTRLYPRFKAIGFMEIMRQFNKYQADSLVASMDEMGIRTTVICAIEPFFETLDLLDCLAPHGDRFAVFCSVDPEDPEFRARFQTYVATGQVFGLKIHPSLAGPLPTSERMFDLLELARLHQLPVIVHTGTFPFPLCEGADNALALEPVIRAFPDVPIVLAHIGWDQSAQVLALGYDYPNVFTDTSWQGRAIIREAIVALGVERVLFGSDFPLFSQRKALGTLLEAVTPEELRAIAIDNPRRLLRRPQMKV